The Mytilus edulis chromosome 4, xbMytEdul2.2, whole genome shotgun sequence nucleotide sequence agatgagaaCAATTGTTATTATAAGAATAATATtgataataacaatgaaaaacaagatttaaaaaaaagagaaggAGGGGGATAATTTGACTCTTAGTTTAAAATATACATAAGTTTGGGGTAATAGTTTTAGAACTATTTTGAATACATTTTATTCCTTTGACACTCACAGTCCAGCCCCCACCATGTTTTCCCTTTCACAGAAAATCTTGAATCCAGAAGTTTTAAGAGGGGGAGATCTTGTAAATTCCACTTTTACACGTTGATTTGTTCAGGTCACCGCAATCAGCAGGTCTTTTGActggaaatatatacaaaaaaatctatggatgtgtttaaatgctattgtCGTTTTATCTATATTTCTTGATGCATAAATTATCATGGTGAACCaggttattatgtcacccgatcgacaatgtcgggtgacatattgtttttcctccgtttctttgttattatggcactctaaacggagtttgggtgacatattgttattctacgtttctttttttcttattattattatgtcacccgatcgacaatgtcgggtgacatattgcttttcctctgtttctttttctgtattattattatacttccacctattttgttcggcatgttttttggagtgaaatggaaccaatcttaatgatagttcactataaggtggaacaaaaaatttcggggtgcaggtgggtctaagaccataaaaaatggctgccgtttccatggaaacagaataattgtgaaaaattccagtttttggttttggtgaataatttggagatgcttaaactcagaatcatcatattttgatacaatgtaggtgccagccatatactggttttggatgattttggcaatcattggaactgctatgttgccatggaaactgcaccaaaaatttcaaaaatatcaaaatgctccaaattttttgaaacttcatggaaacgatgagcaacattggtagatgtgaaatttggcgttggaatttcaaaaatgtctgccgttaccatggaaacagatcataagtgtcaaaatgctctaaaaacttcagggtttggtgaataattttgatatgcttgaacttgaaatcaacaaatttttacacaatatagttatccactatatacaggttttgattgattttgaaaatcattggaactactctgttaccatggatacaggatcaaatatctcaaaaatttcaaaatgctccaaaattgatgaaacttaatatgatagttgactggcaagtctggataagacttttgactttggaatttccaaaatggccaccgttgccatggaaactgcaaaaaagtcaaaatttctcaaaatgctttgaactaaatgaaacttgatattattgttaactggcaagtacagatgagacttttgactttgaaatttttaaaatggctgccgttgccatggaaacagcagaaatgtgaattttttttaaatgctctgaatgtactgaaaatttacagaaagatgtattgccatgaatatatgtgcattcactgttaaaccattttgaaatggctgccggttagtggcaataggggaagggtgacatccgctattgcttgcaatggcaattctagttttatttattcttccacacattttgtccatgctatttctcagaatcggcttgaacaatattgatggaactataccataatgtagactactatatgaaattgtgcaatcggggtatggcatcatcaagatggctgccgttgccatggaaactaataaaatgtgaaaaaaatgcaatttctaaatctttcattataagacctagctggatgaaattttatggtaatgttccttggtatgcctagatgttgtgacaatattaggaaattccaaaatggccgtcattgtcatggaaacagggcgaaagtttaacattggctCTATGGGAAAACATATTGAAGCTGCATTTCCTGCAAGAATATTAGATAAAACCTTCTACAACTTAATGGATATGTTACATGGCATGTCCcaaagtggcacctgtctttggaattttgaaaatggtaaccgttaccatggaaatagcaaaaatttcaaaaatttcaaaatgctccaaaattgacgaaactttacaaaaatgttaattaGCATGTGTGATGTTATCTTTGAAtttggatttttcaaaatggctgccgctcacctggcaatgggggaagggtgccatccgttattgctagcaattacaaatctagttattattcttattcttccaatgatttttgtcCGGCAGCTTTTTTGGAGACAATGGAACCTGACTCTTGATGATAGtgaactataatgaggaacaaaaaatttcgggttgcagtagatcttaagaccattaaaaatggctgccgttaccttggaatcggaacaattgtgaaaaattccactttttggttttggagaattatttggagatgctttcacttagaatcattatattttgatacaatgtaggtgcccactatatacttgttttggatgatttttggcattcattggaactactatgttgccatggatacaacaccaaaaatttcaaaattatcaaaatgatcaaaatttgatgaaacttcacagtaacgatgagcaacattggcagatgtgcaatttggcgttggaatttcgaaaatgtcttgtgttaccattcaaacaaggcaaaaatggtcaaaacgcttaaaaaaccttaaaaagtggcatttactttcttaaaatagtaggtcaaatccattgaaactctgatggtatgttccctcccatgtaccaatgtggtatctgccattagaaatttggaatggtctgtgtcatagaaaccagccaaaatgtcaaaaatttccaaaatttcaaaatgctccaaaagtaatgaaacttactatgattgttgactgtcagGTCTGCATgaaacttttgaagttggaatttccaaaatggctaccgttgccatggaaactacagaaatgtcaaatattttcaaaatgctccaaacttaatgaaatttgatattattgttaactggcatgtacagattagacttttgactttggaatttccaaaatggctgccgttgccatggaaacagtagaaatgtgaaacttttcaCAATCctctaaatgtactgaaaatttacaaaaagatatattgcaattcatagatctgcattcacggtttaattattttgaaatggccgccgcttagtggcaataggggaagggtgacatccgctattgcttgcaatggcaattctagttaaaattgatactttataatttgatataatcAAACAAACGACGCACAGATTTATTCAAAAACCTTTGTTTACCGTTGAACAAAAATggaaactttttttcaaatttccatgCGTCAAAGGcgtttttctggattaacctgGATTTAtcgggaacgctcaaagccaaatactTAAAATGAGCAGCTTATACAGTAGATAGGTAACTGCTTTTCAAGATGAGTTGCTGATGTTTGATGTCTATATTCTTATTTTTCTGACATAAAGACTTTAGAAGAACCCATGTATGTATAGAAATAATTGAtacaagctatactttattgtagtttaaacatgtgtaggcattatattcgtgattattttggtccgagcgatagtgagggctaaaataacacgaatatgagcctacccatgttaaaactataataaagtatgatagcttgcatcaattatttcgattctgattaggacaattaaggttatttctatgtccgatgtgtatcaGCGTAGACCGTTAGTGTAGGCTCTTCCAtaaacctcccttttttgtttataaacaagCAAACGACTAGCAATGCGATTTTTCAGAAggatgagttttgaacagccagcatgaacagttgtcgtatctaggtcaaatattgcaacacattacagtcatgataaatgaattagtaacaacatgtgcatcacttaagagtttggaagtgttttaagttcatgaaatatataaaaatgaattccaatttgataaaattcattattctgcagtagttagtatacgcatgtgcaaacaaattctATTGGATTTAGAGTATGGGTTATTTATAAAGCGAAAGAAGCAAGTCATATTAGAATTTCTAACAAATCATCaattatttttgcaataaattatccaaaattgAAATGGCTTTCCTACCTGTGCAAAAGGATGGGGTTTATCATCCTCATCTGCATCTACTATTTCTTCTAgtttttcttttactgttttGCATGCACAATTGTCAGCGAGCAACTCAACGACTTTAGTCGCTGCTTCACCAGTTACAGCTACatctatatatacaaaataatttgatttcaCGAATTATAACATCATAACGATAGTTTCTTACATAACAAATCTCATCAgtattcattttgatattttgttcttcAAAATCAAGCCTTCATTTCAACTTTGTACGGTCAAAAATAGGagagaaaattaaaacaatacgcTATAATTTTCATGCCTCCAAAGCGCTTTTCTAAATTTAGGAACGCTCAGTCATAGCTGCATATCTGAAAGCAAAGAATGCAAAATAACATTGCCTGTTGAATGGatatatgaccaaaaaggacATAAAAAAAGAGCCAAATGTATCTACTTGGCCAAAAGACTGTTAACGGGGTTAAGCGAAAAAATTGTCAAGACTTCATTATTATCTTGTATTTGGTGCATTtcccttttacacagggctttaaTACACCCCAAatagcaggctataaaggaccccaaaattataagcgtacacaattcgaacaggaaaaccaacgatctaatttatatatcatgtatatccataCGGGAAAATACTAATgtacaacatcaacaaacgataactgctgaacgacaggcccctcaatcaatcaggacagctgcataaacatgcagcggctatgaatagttttgtttcgccagcatacaatataattgcagttgaaggcaaatgcttcagaagttctttgtactttattctaacaacgaacattttttgatagggaatataagtaagtgGGAAagtaaccattttttttcttctttacaggtattcccgctgttataaatttatatcggagcactcccgctttaaataaataggtttcatgctgaaacaaatattctcacagatattaacaaagtgtggtggggtgcttttatgtttaaaatcgttatatataggttagactgtgattttaaaaacaaatgttgatatctttttataatatttacaaaaaaacggtgcgggaaatggacatgattacatttccggatgcgggaagctggaatataaaaaaataaaaattctgttttgaaaagaaTAGGTGctggcgggtccgtcgaacaaggaatcaaattggtgtggccttagtttaaacagtatttattcataattttttttacaagattACACTAACTTTAAAGTATTACAATGTTATATGAAGTTTTAATCTTAATTAGCACATATTGGTGCATGACTTTTTAACATTGATTCATaaataatattacatttaaagtgtattaaaaatgatttattaaagcAGGAAAGTTCATAAAATGTCATTATAATTTCGTGGATAATAAAATTTCCAGAAACCGTccaggacctcctgagtgcactcaggacatcatgtaaataaactcatcaaagataccaggattaaattttgtatttaatagaTACTTTAGTGGGCGTTGAGGGTATGCattcaataaataatttgattttttatctAATAATTTTTGTTCTAGTTCTCCATTCAAAATAATTGTACACGATTCATCTGTGAATATACTAGCACAACACGACTTAACTGTACATCTTGACATATTGACCATGTTGACTcgtgaaaaaatattctattactaaacaattaattttttttggtgAGTTTACTAAAATTTGATGAGTGTTCAGTTAAATCTTAAGTGGAAAGGTTAATTATAGTACAAgtatgatataggtaaaacatgtacagtttatgatataggtaaaaaatatttacaggtaaagTGGCGCAATTTCagttcatttattggcgcaattcataccatcaaaataaaagagagtggcgcaatttattattaataccttttcaaaacgGTAATTGGCGCGTATTTATCATGTTCATAATGTTGATTAGGTCTATACGAATCCTTGATTAGGTCGTTTGATTTTTACTGATTAGTGAAGGTAATCAACACATACTAGATCATACTAGTTAACCAAACAAGAAAGGTTTTCTtagaacataaataaagataaaagttacaaaaaatgttaaataaacgttttgtattgtttgtattaATATTAAAGCCTTTTGAGAATTTTAAGAAATCCATtcagtttattttatttgaaaacgtTAGCAAATATAGATCTAATTCATTGCAAAATTTGGCGTCCTTTAAGGATCAATATCCCgtttaacaaaacaataaacaatataataaGTTAGAGTTATAAGGTAATAAATATTTCAGGTATTGGGCATTTAACATCATCATGATTAGATTATCTAATTGACAAAAAACTTGACTTTATATTTCAACTTACTAAATACAATATGAAAGTAATAAAATGTAACATTAAGCAATAAAATGGATGATAAATTCCTGCACCATATTTCACTGTTTTAATAGAGAAAATTACGGAAAGAAAAACGGCGCgtgatatctttttttatataagattatAACTCTATAAAAGGAAACTCTTTAGAACTTCTAAATGGTGTATTTCAACTGTGCTAAACTTATTCCAACAGTTAAGTAATTTGTCCTAGGTAATTGTGCGAATGCCAGATGTATGTAATTTCActatctttaaaagaaaaatacggATATTACATTTAAATTCTCTTAAAAGAAACTCTCAAGACAAACTTCTCAAGTGTTCAATCCCTCTAATCTTCATTATTATCGATATacttgtaatacatgtacatcctGAATgaatcaattgtttttttttttataaaacttataattttaaaCGTTCTAAAACGTTTCCCGTAAGAGCCTTGAGTTATCTTTCATTCTTCTCTATCTGTGTAGATGCACCATTGTCTCTATATCTTATCCCTTATGACCATAAAATTTTCCTTCAATGTGTCGTGACTTTCTATTGGCTCCTTTTTTTCAGTTAATCAATTTTCTCAGAATTTTCAGATAATCCcggtttatctcagataaactagGATTATCTCAGCTTAATTCAAATTCGAGAAAATTCTAGTTTATctaagaaaatatagaaaattcatTATCTGGAGAAAATCCCGGTTTATCTGAAAATTTTGAGATAAACCGGGATTATCtgaaaataaacagctgcgccatgagcgcacgatacgcccgacgtcttatgtggaagtcttatgcaataatcataaatagtttatgagaaagttttaagcaataaccatatattgttttagagacacggcgggacatgtgaaaccccccacactgtttttttttttaacaacaactaaatattaccaaaataaaattttgaatcaaaaccaaaaagtatacagatctttagataaatatatcaaagaagtgtgtaaagttttaagcaatattcataacttatttttgagatacggcgcgacacgtaaaaaaccctcccctgttttacaaaatactcaataactcaaaaataaaattttgaataatcaccaaaaagtatacagatcttaagtttaatagaacaaagaagtgtgtaaagttttaagcaataatcataaatcgtttttgagatacggcacaacatgtaaaaaaaaaccctccccttttttacaaaatactaataactcaaaaaagaaattttgaatcatcaccaaaaagtttacagatattgagattaatataacaaagacatgtgtaaagttttaagcaataatcataaatagtttttgagatatggcgcgacatgtaaaaaaaaacctcccctttttcacaaaatactcaataactcaaaaatgaaattttgaatcatcaccaaaaagtatacagatattgagattaatataactaagaagtgtttaaagttttaagtcataatcaagaatcgtttttgagatacagtgcgacatgtgaaaaaaacacacccctgttttagttataaagtgctgtaactcaaaaagtttaaatcttattttcaccaaaaagtatacagatcatttgaccatcatgagaaacaactatattaagtttcatgaaatttggataagtcgttctcaagttacggtgtgacatgtttacgccggacagacggacagacagacggacatttgtataccataatacgtccagtcaaaattttgacgggcgtataaaaatcgAGATAATCCCGGTTTATCTGAGCTTAATGTAAAATAGTGAGATAATTCTAGTTTATCTGAGAAAATCCTAGTTTATCTGAGATAATCTAGGATTATCTATAAAAGTGGTTCAGGCGTGCCATACATGATACTTTTTGTTtctcataaacaagcttctgtccaagtttggtacaaatcctgGAAAgtacaagaaagttattaaaattttaaaaactttaacaacagagTGAATGTATTGCATCCTGatagaaaaactaagtccatttataagtaaaacacgacaaacatggttttttttttacaaaatttacttctggatactatcttaagaTCATtaacaagcttttgtccaagttggGTACTAATCCAGGATAATTTTAACATTACCTTCTGTCCAAGTTGGGTAAAAATCCTAGTGAACGTAATGTTTCCCGGCAGataaaactaagtccatttataaataagaaaaatatgagaaaacaggatattttttttacaaaatttacttctggatactaacTTATGATcttaaacaagcttttgtccaagttggGTACAAATCCAGAAtaattttaagaaagttattaagactttaaaactttaaccatagCGTGAACGTAATGTTTcccggcagaaaaactaagtccatttataagaaaaatacgggaaaataggaatttatttttacaaaatttacttctggatactatcttatgatcataaataagcttctgtcaaagtttggaaGAAATCcaaaatagtttaagaaagttattaaaatttgaaaaactttaaccatagagaaaatatttgtggacgacgccGCCGActacgacaacgacgacgacgacgacaacggaaTGTAGGATCTCTATCATGTTTCGCTTTTTCGACtgaagtcgaaggctcgacaaaaatgtatatgattttaGATTGACAACCTATTTATGATATTTAGCTGATATGACTTACTCAATATATTTCAATCTCTTCTTCtccattcagatcatcgtaatatatatatatatatatatcagcggACAACCAATATGACGTAACATTGGAGACCTATTTCGAAGcctcagaaaaaaattaaactaccAAATAAATACAATCTTTCAAATTGGTGATTTATTTGAAAGAAATGTGGTGATGAATAAGTGATTGcatgatttaaatatatagacACAATGGCATGTGTCCTTCCGGCAGCATAAAGATGATCAACATCATTTCCCTCTTCTGAAATTTCAAGCGGTTAACAACTGAGGAGTGGAAACAATTGCGAGATGGGGTGCGATTCGCAGTTTGCGATACGGGATATGCGATACAGGGAAGATTATACATACTTGAGAAAAGAaactttattagatatacaataTTTCTGTATTtagtactaaatatatgataaacgacATGAAAACCCGTAAAATATGCAATTATCTAAAAATGAACTACGAAAATAATTTCAGTTATAGGGAAAAAATATTACCTTCTAATGTAATTAACATTTTATTATCCTTGctttctaataataaaaaatggtGAATAAAGATTTTAATTTGGTGTATCCATTTCGACAATTTGCATTTATTTGCTTTAAATATTGCGGTGTTGCCACgggagttcgaatcccgctgagggagtTACAAATATTTGCTTTCTCATAGATCTAATATTGTTGTCCTAAATTTACGAGACGAAGCCAAGCTATACATATTAAAATTATGGGAATAGCAATGTATAAGTTAACCATAGGTTATCTGATGGAGTACGTCTGTTGTAAAGTTGTCACATACTTAGACGTTATAAATATATGatcgtcatatatatatatatgacaataacCTTGGAGTTTTAAACACTACACGTAAATCTACACAAGGACGTAACTATGCATATATGTTAGTTATAGTCCTTTCTTCTACCCGACACCGTGTTTAAAAGGTACAGTAATAGGAAGTGAAATAGTAAAACACATTGAATTTTATACCGGAATGGCGTTTTCTAAATCTATTAAATGCGGACAGGCTCCTGCTACATGTAATTTTTGTGAGGAAGAAACTAAGATTAAATGGAAGTGCATAAACTGTGACGTACTCATGTGCGCTAAATGCAAGGACaaaattcatgctaaattaaaaaataataaagaccACAATGTTATAGATATCAAAGAGGTCGGAATTTATCGTGGTGATCTGGATTTTAGCGTTTTGAAGTGCGAAAAACATAGCGGACAATCTTGTGTGATGTTTTGCGTATCGTGTGATACGTTGGTCTGCACATTGTGTATCGGAAATATACACAATGGCCATGTATTAGTTGAAACTAGAAGAGGTTTTAATATCCGTAAGGACAAATTTAAATCcgatcaaaagaaaataaaagaaaaaataggtAAATTGATtgatagaaaaaacaaaataacgaCAGTTTACAAGAAAAACAGTGCAACATACAAGGATTTAGCAAAGAGAATAGATGCTAAAAATGTGGAGGTTAAGAAAGCAACTGACAAACagacagaaaaattaaaatctgaattaaataaaaaatggagAGATTTACCGACGGAAGAGATTAACAAGTTAGATGAAGTTATTGTTAACTTACAGGGACTTCTTCGTTCAAATGTGGACGATATCGCCCTGTCCAATGATATCGAAAAACTATTTATTGACAGTTCAAAGTTATCATCGGCCTTAAAGGTAGCTGAAAGCAATCTCCGGCTCGGTACCATATCGTTTCTCCCAGGCCAAATACCACTGTATAGCGTGGGATCGCTACAAGTTGTGTCTAAAAATGGCGTCGACGTACGTATTGTTAAACAGTTCCAAACTGACATTTCACGTgcattttttttatcgttttgtCCCGACGATTCTCTGTGGATAAGTGATGCTTCTGTGTTACAGAAAGTAAAACCAGTAGCACATACACTGACAATCGAATCAACATTAAACCTTGGTGTCTATCGCATGGCTGTTTATACAACAACTGGTGATCTGCTTCTGGTATCGGATCAAGGATCAGGGCTGAAACAAATCAGTAACACAACAGGAAAACTTTCTGATTCAATTTACCTTTTGCAACCGGGGTGGTCTCTTTATTCTGCATTACATGTCACCAAAGATTGTAAGGTCATAGTGGGAGTCAATAGTGCTAGAAAATTATGGCCTGCAACGGGCAGAAGAGCTATCATTGTAATGAACCAGAAAGGAGAACATGAACATATCTATGAACATGACAAATACAACATCCGACTATTTACACATCCTGTGAGTATAACAAGTACAGATACCGGGAATATCTGTGTAGTGGATGAGCTAAATCAGGATAGTAGAGGTAGAGTTGTGGTGCTAAATATGGACGGAGATATCCTACATATCTACACCGGGCAGCATGATATCAACGATGAGGACAAGCTGTTCAAACCAGTGAAAATTGATACTACACCGTCTGATAATATCATTGTGACAGAATTAAACAATAACATCTTGCATATTCTAAATAACTATGGCCATCTAATTGCGCATTATAACGTCGGTGATATAGGAATAGACATGCCTTTTTCATTTTCCTTTACCAGAATCACGGGACAACTGTATATCGGATGTAATAACCCAGAAGGAAGTTCTGAAAAGGCAAAGTTATTTGAAGTGCACATTTCTGGTTGTTAGACAAacaatattatagggttattgcatgaatattggggaatattgtcccgagtagaattttatattgcacgagcttgcgagtgcaatatatgttctacgagtgACAATATTCctcattatcttacctcctatacatttccaggaatatgattggttaaaagcgtccacgtgcaaaccgtgtatatttgatattaggttagtagggaggcggggcttatctcatacacggttagtagtggagttacgtccctttgtattccttattaggtaaaaagggggcggggcttatttcatacacggttagtcatggtgttatgtccctttataaaaaacaaaacggtactgagaaaaaatcttaaaagttccaacagacgaagaaatagatgattaagattgaaacaaattcataaaacacattttaagtcgttattgttggcatctgtttttgtaggatcaatggaagtattttcttagtgctaacagtattgaagacttgctcattttgagaatcactagtcttaatttcacacgttaagatagtcggtaagataaattcgttacatagtgtgctagtgacgtaatacggtatatatggtgtcagtaaattccatatggggattcgagcttcgctctcaccccatatggaatttactgaccccatatataccgtattaggtcactagcacactatgtaactaataatattcatgcaataacccttttattgtatatcaatataatatttaaaagtaaaaattggtttaaactaagattttgtcgttgatgacgtcatgaattttgaagatttattgcactagtgcaatattagaatttattgcacgctaacttttggttactttctgtgggaaatataatattgctatacaataaatgtACTTATATTTCCCTTCAAACATTATTGttatcatttgaattatttttattttcatttt carries:
- the LOC139521354 gene encoding uncharacterized protein, with amino-acid sequence MAFSKSIKCGQAPATCNFCEEETKIKWKCINCDVLMCAKCKDKIHAKLKNNKDHNVIDIKEVGIYRGDLDFSVLKCEKHSGQSCVMFCVSCDTLVCTLCIGNIHNGHVLVETRRGFNIRKDKFKSDQKKIKEKIGKLIDRKNKITTVYKKNSATYKDLAKRIDAKNVEVKKATDKQTEKLKSELNKKWRDLPTEEINKLDEVIVNLQGLLRSNVDDIALSNDIEKLFIDSSKLSSALKVAESNLRLGTISFLPGQIPLYSVGSLQVVSKNGVDVRIVKQFQTDISRAFFLSFCPDDSLWISDASVLQKVKPVAHTLTIESTLNLGVYRMAVYTTTGDLLLVSDQGSGLKQISNTTGKLSDSIYLLQPGWSLYSALHVTKDCKVIVGVNSARKLWPATGRRAIIVMNQKGEHEHIYEHDKYNIRLFTHPVSITSTDTGNICVVDELNQDSRGRVVVLNMDGDILHIYTGQHDINDEDKLFKPVKIDTTPSDNIIVTELNNNILHILNNYGHLIAHYNVGDIGIDMPFSFSFTRITGQLYIGCNNPEGSSEKAKLFEVHISGC